A genomic segment from SAR324 cluster bacterium encodes:
- a CDS encoding pentapeptide repeat-containing protein yields MNPDDLKKLKVTGSCAMGDLQDADLQGIDLRGVNLLAANLSGANLSGVDLRNANLSGANLRNTNLSGANLSEVNLQVGIFRHEYMMDDELCADWIYHEANLRGANLKEANLSGALLNEANLEGANLQDANLTNTNFSEAILSEANLEGALLVGTIF; encoded by the coding sequence ATGAATCCAGATGACTTAAAAAAACTTAAGGTGACAGGCAGTTGCGCTATGGGGGATTTGCAGGATGCGGATCTGCAGGGTATAGATTTGCGTGGTGTGAATTTGTTGGCTGCCAATCTAAGTGGGGCCAATCTCAGTGGGGTAGATCTTCGAAATGCTAACCTCAGTGGTGCTAACTTGCGTAACACGAATCTAAGTGGAGCGAACTTGTCAGAGGTGAATCTGCAGGTCGGTATCTTCCGCCATGAATATATGATGGATGATGAACTCTGTGCTGATTGGATTTATCATGAAGCAAATCTACGAGGTGCTAACCTAAAGGAAGCGAATCTCTCCGGTGCTTTGCTCAATGAAGCGAACTTGGAAGGAGCCAATTTGCAGGACGCCAACCTGACAAATACGAATTTTAGTGAGGCAATTCTGAGTGAAGCGAACTTGGAAGGAGCCCTCCTAGTTGGAACTATCTTT